From one Pseudomonas fluorescens genomic stretch:
- a CDS encoding SDR family oxidoreductase: MHKPLIIITGASSGIGEATARLLSSAGHPLLLLARRLERLQALELPSCLCRAVDVNDRQAFIAAVNEAQALYGPADALVNNAGVMLLGQMHEQDPAQWEQMLDVNVKGLLNGIHALVGGMIARRHGTIINVSSVAGRKTFPNHVAYVGTKFAVHGISENLREEVAAHNVRVVTIAPGAVETELLGHTTDEAIKQGYEAWKTEMGGQVLSAEDIAQAIAYAYHQPQHVCIREIVLAATRQQA; the protein is encoded by the coding sequence ATGCACAAACCCCTGATCATCATCACCGGCGCCAGCTCCGGTATCGGCGAAGCCACCGCTCGTTTGCTGTCCAGCGCCGGTCACCCGTTGCTGTTACTGGCTAGGCGCCTTGAACGCCTGCAGGCCCTGGAGCTGCCGAGCTGCCTGTGCCGCGCGGTGGATGTCAACGACCGCCAGGCGTTCATCGCGGCGGTGAATGAAGCGCAGGCGCTGTACGGCCCGGCCGATGCCTTGGTCAACAACGCCGGGGTAATGCTGCTGGGGCAGATGCACGAGCAGGACCCGGCGCAATGGGAGCAGATGCTCGACGTCAACGTCAAAGGCCTGCTCAACGGCATTCATGCCCTGGTCGGCGGGATGATCGCCCGTCGCCACGGCACCATCATCAATGTCAGCTCCGTGGCCGGGCGCAAGACCTTCCCCAACCACGTAGCCTACGTCGGTACCAAGTTTGCCGTGCACGGCATTTCGGAAAACCTGCGCGAAGAAGTCGCCGCGCATAACGTGCGGGTGGTGACCATCGCCCCCGGCGCGGTGGAGACCGAGCTGCTCGGCCACACCACCGACGAGGCCATCAAGCAAGGCTATGAGGCCTGGAAAACCGAGATGGGCGGCCAGGTGCTGAGCGCCGAAGATATTGCCCAGGCGATTGCCTACGCCTACCACCAGCCGCAACACGTGTGCATTCGCGAAATCGTCCTGGCCGCTACCCGCCAGCAGGCTTGA
- a CDS encoding DUF2025 family protein — MHITSQDICVAADQLKGFVGFHRKLGKHIVRFSEDSFGMDVADDSITPSNEFVWQAADGEVMTLSRALIEILLAQNVDERLNVSEPLRVYLRRKDLPEIAAQRRLRA, encoded by the coding sequence ATGCACATCACATCCCAGGACATCTGCGTCGCCGCCGACCAGCTCAAGGGCTTTGTCGGTTTTCACCGCAAGCTTGGCAAGCACATCGTGCGCTTTAGTGAAGACTCGTTCGGTATGGACGTGGCTGACGACAGCATCACCCCCAGCAACGAATTCGTCTGGCAGGCCGCCGATGGCGAGGTCATGACCTTGAGCCGTGCCCTGATCGAGATCCTCTTGGCGCAGAATGTCGATGAGCGGCTCAATGTTAGCGAGCCGCTGCGGGTGTACCTGCGCCGCAAGGACCTGCCGGAGATCGCCGCTCAGCGTCGGCTTCGGGCCTGA
- a CDS encoding efflux RND transporter periplasmic adaptor subunit, producing MRAAVRIAVTLCLVAVAIFAGWKLWQYYMLTPWTRDAKIRADVVIIAPDVSGWVRELKVHDNQQVKAGELLMSIDRDRFEAALDKANAVAETRQQQLRLREHEASRRAALGPQAISAELRENAQINAAVARGELREAQAEVKVAAINLARSQVKAPRSGHITNLRLAEGNYVNAGQSVMALVDDSTFYVQAYFEETKLPRIRVGDPVKVWLMSAGEPMQGHVESISRGITDRNANPDSQLLAEVEPTFNWVRLAQRIPVRIKLDQVPEGVNLSAGMTASVQVREDQVQR from the coding sequence ATGCGTGCTGCTGTACGTATCGCAGTAACCCTGTGCCTGGTGGCGGTGGCCATATTTGCCGGCTGGAAGCTCTGGCAGTACTACATGCTCACCCCCTGGACCCGTGATGCGAAGATTCGCGCCGACGTGGTGATCATTGCCCCGGACGTGTCCGGCTGGGTGCGCGAGCTCAAAGTGCACGACAACCAGCAGGTAAAGGCCGGCGAGCTGCTCATGTCGATCGACCGTGATCGTTTTGAAGCGGCCCTGGATAAGGCCAATGCCGTGGCCGAAACCCGCCAGCAGCAACTGCGCCTGCGCGAACACGAAGCCTCCCGGCGCGCCGCCCTGGGCCCGCAGGCAATCAGCGCCGAGTTGCGCGAGAACGCCCAGATCAACGCTGCCGTTGCCCGTGGTGAGCTGCGCGAAGCGCAAGCCGAGGTCAAGGTCGCGGCCATCAACCTGGCACGCAGTCAGGTCAAGGCGCCGCGCAGCGGGCACATCACCAACCTGCGCCTGGCCGAAGGCAACTACGTCAATGCCGGGCAATCGGTGATGGCCCTGGTGGATGACTCGACTTTCTACGTTCAAGCCTATTTCGAAGAGACCAAGCTGCCGCGTATCCGCGTTGGCGACCCGGTCAAGGTCTGGCTGATGAGTGCTGGCGAGCCGATGCAGGGGCATGTCGAAAGTATCAGCCGCGGCATCACCGACCGCAACGCCAACCCCGACAGCCAGTTGCTCGCCGAAGTCGAACCGACCTTCAACTGGGTGCGCCTGGCCCAACGCATTCCGGTGCGGATCAAGCTCGACCAGGTACCCGAAGGGGTCAACCTGAGCGCCGGCATGACCGCCAGCGTGCAGGTGCGCGAGGACCAGGTGCAGCGCTGA
- a CDS encoding amidase — MKVSEYVQFDAVGLAELIAQGHVSADEVQAAAQQAIAIVEPKVNALAEHWHDEPLPTCAEGPLHGVPFLIKDLAISMRGRAHEFGSRLAQGTGSTADSFLMQRFRRAGLVTLGRTTTPELAISTTTESRLSGPTRNPWDLNRSAGGSSGGSAAAVASGMVPVAHATDGGGSIRVPAAACGLFGLKPSRGLISMGPFMDEAWSGLAVQGVLSRSVRDSALLLDCMAGAEPGDPFQLAPAPGSYLSALKQAPGALKIAVQWHPLNGQRSDPLMVEALQGLVETLESLGHHCEQVDLDIGLSWDAFVEMNARFWASNTAAWLDALSAETDRPLNSPWLEPATLALHRFGQALPARDLLAAMDQRNLVSRQTGAFFQRFDLLLSPTLSQLPPLIGTYNAGQEQLDGLGWMHRVFNHSPFTALANICGTPSMSLPLYQDRVSGLPLGMQFTAGAAGERLLLSLAGQLEQALPWYGRIPPVWAAQG, encoded by the coding sequence ATGAAAGTGAGTGAGTATGTGCAATTCGATGCCGTCGGCCTGGCCGAGCTGATTGCCCAAGGGCATGTCAGTGCCGATGAAGTGCAGGCGGCGGCGCAGCAGGCCATCGCCATTGTCGAGCCCAAGGTCAATGCCCTGGCCGAACACTGGCACGACGAACCTCTGCCAACCTGTGCTGAAGGGCCGTTGCATGGCGTACCGTTTCTGATCAAGGACCTGGCAATCAGCATGCGCGGCCGTGCCCATGAGTTTGGCAGTCGCCTGGCACAAGGCACTGGCAGCACTGCCGATTCGTTCCTGATGCAGCGTTTTCGCCGCGCCGGGCTGGTCACCCTGGGGCGCACCACCACACCGGAACTGGCCATCAGCACCACCACCGAATCGCGCCTGAGTGGCCCAACCCGCAACCCCTGGGACCTGAACCGCAGCGCCGGTGGCTCCAGCGGTGGGTCGGCGGCAGCAGTTGCCAGCGGCATGGTGCCGGTCGCCCATGCCACCGATGGCGGCGGTTCGATCCGGGTGCCGGCTGCGGCCTGCGGCTTGTTTGGCTTGAAGCCCAGCCGCGGGCTGATTTCCATGGGGCCGTTCATGGACGAAGCCTGGAGTGGCCTGGCGGTGCAGGGTGTGCTCAGCCGTTCGGTGCGCGACAGCGCCCTGCTGCTCGATTGCATGGCCGGGGCCGAACCTGGTGATCCGTTTCAGTTGGCGCCCGCACCAGGCAGTTACCTGAGTGCGCTCAAGCAAGCGCCCGGCGCGTTGAAAATAGCCGTGCAATGGCATCCGCTCAATGGCCAGCGCAGCGATCCACTGATGGTCGAGGCGCTTCAGGGGTTGGTCGAAACCCTGGAAAGCCTTGGTCACCACTGCGAGCAGGTGGACCTGGACATCGGCCTGTCGTGGGACGCTTTCGTCGAGATGAACGCGCGTTTCTGGGCCAGCAATACGGCGGCCTGGCTGGACGCCCTGAGTGCCGAGACTGACCGCCCGCTCAATTCTCCATGGCTGGAGCCGGCAACCCTGGCGCTGCATCGCTTTGGCCAGGCGCTGCCTGCTCGCGACCTGCTGGCGGCGATGGACCAGCGCAACCTGGTCAGCCGGCAAACAGGCGCGTTCTTCCAGCGCTTCGACCTGTTGCTGAGCCCGACCCTGAGCCAGTTGCCGCCCCTAATCGGCACCTACAACGCCGGCCAGGAGCAGCTCGATGGATTGGGCTGGATGCACCGGGTGTTCAACCACTCCCCTTTCACCGCCCTGGCCAACATTTGCGGCACGCCGTCGATGTCGCTGCCGTTGTACCAGGATCGGGTCAGTGGTTTACCGCTCGGTATGCAGTTTACTGCGGGGGCCGCGGGGGAACGCCTGCTGTTGAGCCTGGCCGGCCAGCTGGAGCAGGCGTTGCCCTGGTACGGGCGAATCCCGCCAGTCTGGGCGGCGCAAGGCTGA
- a CDS encoding TetR/AcrR family transcriptional regulator, whose protein sequence is MRSQRIARLPPRERVLDAAHELFFNEGISRVTVDAIAAKAATTKMTVYRHFESKDVLVLEWLRLLMAEYDEVWTHLAEQFNGQPARQILGFAEFLVQEPVLSSHRGCAYTNTLAELPVCDSPARELIEAHKRRQAARLVRLCEEAGMVEPEQAAFELTLLLEGGQIVAQNKGFDQVGPNLLKLVRARLGLPAA, encoded by the coding sequence ATGCGTTCGCAACGAATCGCCCGTCTGCCCCCACGCGAGCGGGTCCTGGATGCCGCCCACGAGCTGTTTTTCAATGAGGGCATCAGCCGCGTCACCGTCGACGCCATTGCCGCGAAGGCAGCAACCACCAAGATGACTGTGTACCGGCATTTCGAATCCAAGGACGTGCTGGTGCTGGAGTGGTTGCGCCTGTTAATGGCTGAGTACGACGAGGTCTGGACGCATTTGGCCGAACAGTTCAATGGCCAGCCGGCGCGGCAGATCCTCGGTTTTGCCGAATTTTTGGTTCAGGAGCCGGTGCTGTCTTCGCACCGTGGTTGCGCCTACACCAACACCCTGGCTGAGCTGCCGGTGTGCGACAGCCCGGCGCGCGAACTGATCGAGGCGCACAAACGTCGTCAGGCGGCACGCCTGGTGCGCTTGTGTGAAGAGGCGGGAATGGTCGAGCCGGAGCAGGCAGCGTTCGAACTGACGCTGCTGCTTGAGGGGGGGCAAATCGTTGCGCAGAACAAAGGCTTCGATCAGGTCGGCCCGAACCTGCTCAAGCTGGTACGGGCGCGGCTGGGTTTACCTGCGGCCTAA
- a CDS encoding FUSC family protein produces MPITLQALLAPNKSAVQFALKTVLGGGLALWLALRWGLEQPAWALMTAFIVAQPLSGMVVQKGLARLLGTLVGTVMSVLFIGAFAQTPWLFLFALALWLALCTACSTLLRSAWAYSFVLAGYTVAIIALPAINHPLLVFDQAVARCTEICLGIVCATATSALLWPMRVEQQLSGQARQAWHSGLQAASAALSGEEQGRKGLLEILGRIVAVDSQREHAWFEGSLGRQRGRAIRGLSQKLLVLLRISRSVRRQWRQLDEQQAQHMAPWFEEVQALLANPDQASLLLLRQRVWDAAHDERISPAEHYCLARLTLLLDNAMAATLALRGVEEGKPAADVPDSLAAHRDVSLALLFGSRSALAFLAMASFWLATAWQAAPGGLVLTCVVCSLFASRENGAQIGMSFLRGILLAIPVAFVVGQVLLPELSGFAMLGLAMGVPLFFGALGMANPKIGATATSYCLHFIVLVAPLNVMSFDVANFFNSAQAMLMGVGAAVLAFKLLVLRNPAWHGKRLRAATQSDLVRLTRRDLRGADTWFGGRMADRLLQLARHYGALPEQERGRWDDGLHGLDIGDELLHLRMCLAVAQAPVAAAERQYLQQLESVLASGPAPGRGQRLDAASEQFIDALQRVPGSDPLRLAIGAVLQLQKSWGKWCRRQEEIHGLA; encoded by the coding sequence GTGCCCATCACGTTGCAGGCCCTGCTGGCGCCAAACAAATCCGCTGTGCAATTTGCCCTCAAGACCGTGCTGGGCGGCGGCCTGGCCTTGTGGCTGGCGCTGCGCTGGGGGCTTGAGCAACCCGCCTGGGCACTGATGACGGCGTTCATCGTCGCCCAGCCACTGTCGGGCATGGTGGTGCAGAAGGGCCTGGCGCGGTTGCTCGGCACACTGGTGGGCACGGTCATGTCGGTGCTGTTCATCGGCGCCTTTGCCCAGACTCCGTGGCTGTTTTTGTTCGCCCTGGCCTTGTGGCTGGCGTTGTGTACCGCCTGCTCGACCTTGCTGCGCAGCGCCTGGGCCTACTCGTTCGTGCTGGCCGGTTACACCGTGGCGATCATTGCCTTGCCGGCCATCAACCATCCGCTGCTGGTGTTCGACCAGGCGGTGGCGCGCTGTACCGAGATCTGCCTGGGGATTGTCTGCGCCACTGCCACCAGCGCCTTGCTCTGGCCCATGCGCGTCGAGCAGCAGTTGAGCGGGCAGGCGCGCCAGGCCTGGCATAGCGGGCTGCAGGCTGCCAGCGCCGCCTTGAGCGGTGAAGAACAGGGGCGCAAGGGCCTGCTGGAAATTCTTGGGCGTATTGTTGCCGTTGATTCCCAGCGCGAGCATGCCTGGTTCGAGGGCAGCCTCGGCCGGCAGCGCGGCCGGGCGATTCGCGGGCTGAGCCAGAAGCTGCTGGTGCTGTTGCGGATTTCCCGCTCGGTGCGCCGGCAATGGCGGCAACTCGATGAGCAGCAGGCGCAGCACATGGCGCCCTGGTTCGAGGAGGTCCAGGCGCTGCTGGCCAACCCCGATCAGGCCAGCCTGTTGCTGTTGCGTCAGCGCGTCTGGGATGCGGCCCACGATGAGCGCATCAGCCCTGCCGAACACTACTGCCTGGCGCGCCTGACCCTGCTGCTGGACAACGCCATGGCCGCGACCCTGGCTCTGCGCGGGGTCGAGGAGGGCAAGCCGGCCGCCGATGTGCCCGACAGCCTGGCCGCCCACCGCGATGTGTCGCTGGCCCTGCTGTTCGGCTCGCGCAGCGCCCTGGCATTTCTGGCCATGGCCAGCTTCTGGCTGGCCACCGCCTGGCAGGCGGCGCCTGGAGGACTGGTGCTGACCTGCGTGGTCTGCAGCCTGTTCGCCAGCCGCGAGAACGGCGCGCAGATCGGCATGAGCTTTTTGCGCGGGATCTTGCTGGCCATCCCGGTGGCGTTCGTGGTCGGGCAGGTCCTCCTGCCCGAGCTCAGCGGTTTTGCCATGCTCGGCCTGGCCATGGGCGTGCCGCTGTTCTTCGGCGCCCTGGGCATGGCCAATCCGAAGATCGGCGCCACTGCGACTTCTTATTGCCTGCACTTCATCGTGCTGGTGGCGCCGTTGAATGTCATGAGTTTCGATGTCGCCAACTTCTTCAACAGCGCCCAGGCCATGCTCATGGGCGTCGGTGCCGCAGTGCTGGCGTTCAAGTTGCTGGTACTGCGCAACCCGGCCTGGCATGGCAAGCGCCTGCGCGCCGCGACCCAGAGCGACTTGGTACGGCTGACCCGTCGCGATCTGCGCGGCGCCGACACCTGGTTCGGTGGGCGCATGGCCGATCGTCTGCTGCAACTGGCCCGGCATTACGGCGCCTTGCCGGAACAGGAGCGCGGGCGCTGGGATGATGGCCTGCACGGCCTGGATATCGGCGATGAATTGCTGCACCTGCGCATGTGCCTGGCGGTCGCCCAGGCGCCGGTGGCGGCCGCCGAGCGCCAGTACCTGCAACAACTTGAATCGGTCTTGGCCAGCGGCCCGGCCCCGGGGCGTGGCCAGCGCCTGGACGCGGCCAGCGAGCAATTCATCGACGCGTTGCAACGAGTGCCTGGCAGTGACCCACTGCGCCTGGCCATCGGCGCCGTGCTGCAATTGCAGAAGAGTTGGGGCAAGTGGTGCCGTCGACAGGAGGAAATCCATGGGCTTGCGTGA
- a CDS encoding LysR family transcriptional regulator: MDIRHLKAFLAVFEERNITLAAQRLCVAQPTLSVTIRQLEDELGVALFLRQARGVEVSEHARQLYPQAQRMVAEAQALSRRFRQGEDRQPLQVGVEADIASSQVEAFVRLATQNVPGMQLTLLDGCVGDVRLGVEALCCEDELFLALWEEPFVLAMSNGSSQPERWISCPQHYAHQRLLGFYTGAQQVGHAGSLQQALPMVAAGLGAALLPQSLVDRHPGLHWRPCPGSALTRRVGLCFAAQALQLPALAQLHQALGA; encoded by the coding sequence ATGGATATTCGTCACCTCAAGGCGTTTCTCGCGGTGTTCGAGGAGCGCAACATCACCCTGGCTGCCCAGCGCCTGTGTGTTGCCCAGCCGACCTTGTCGGTGACCATTCGCCAGCTTGAGGACGAGTTGGGCGTGGCGTTGTTCTTGCGCCAGGCTCGGGGTGTCGAGGTCAGTGAGCACGCCCGCCAGCTGTACCCGCAGGCCCAGCGCATGGTTGCCGAGGCCCAGGCACTGAGCCGGCGCTTTCGCCAGGGTGAAGACCGTCAGCCCTTGCAGGTTGGCGTGGAGGCGGACATCGCCAGCAGCCAGGTCGAGGCCTTCGTGCGCCTGGCGACGCAGAACGTCCCGGGTATGCAGTTGACCCTGCTCGATGGCTGTGTGGGCGATGTGCGCCTCGGGGTGGAAGCCCTGTGCTGTGAAGACGAACTGTTTCTAGCGCTGTGGGAAGAACCCTTCGTGCTGGCCATGTCCAACGGCAGCAGCCAACCCGAACGCTGGATCAGCTGCCCGCAACACTATGCGCACCAGCGCTTGCTCGGGTTCTATACAGGGGCGCAGCAGGTCGGGCACGCCGGGTCGTTGCAGCAGGCGCTGCCGATGGTGGCAGCCGGGCTGGGCGCGGCATTGCTGCCGCAATCACTGGTTGATCGTCACCCCGGGCTGCACTGGCGCCCTTGCCCAGGCTCGGCACTGACTCGCCGGGTAGGCTTGTGCTTTGCGGCCCAGGCCCTGCAACTGCCGGCGCTGGCGCAGTTGCATCAGGCGCTGGGCGCTTAA
- a CDS encoding DUF1656 domain-containing protein: MGLREWALGGVLLSPFLVYVLLALLLTGVVRLLLRYTPLGRWVWHEALFDCALFVCILTLVTHVLGPL, from the coding sequence ATGGGCTTGCGTGAGTGGGCGCTGGGCGGTGTGTTGCTCAGCCCGTTTCTGGTGTATGTGCTGTTGGCCTTGCTGCTGACCGGCGTGGTGCGTCTGTTGTTGCGCTACACACCGTTGGGGCGCTGGGTTTGGCATGAGGCGTTGTTCGACTGCGCGCTGTTCGTTTGTATTCTGACCCTGGTGACCCACGTGCTGGGGCCGTTATAA
- a CDS encoding GAF domain-containing sensor histidine kinase, with translation MSTAVTSEIATIGRINAVPAILQVICETTGMRFAAVARVTDSSWTACAVLDSLGFGLEVGGELDLITTLCHEIRASHQTIVIDKASEDERYCNHHTPRIYKFESYISVPVFRTDGSFFGTICALDPLPAELKGSAIQPMMESFARVLSIQIESEENAQQTEQALEEERAIADLREQFIAVLGHDLRNPLFAITAGAELLSQRLRDEKSRAIAQHILTCGRRANQLVRDVLDFARGRLGNGIMINVQPCPDLAEALSHVASELQRVHPQRLIRLNIGDLGSMHCDRERVTQLLSNLIANALTHGAADSPVDVMADIRDQVFVLGVHNLGEPIAPPVMAQLFQPFSRPRDDAPQPGLGLGLYIANQIALAHGGRMEVVSSAEAGTLFTFRLPLDRVAPQATAPASP, from the coding sequence ATGAGCACCGCCGTCACTTCCGAAATCGCCACGATCGGCCGAATCAACGCGGTACCGGCCATCCTGCAGGTGATCTGCGAGACCACCGGTATGCGCTTTGCCGCAGTCGCGCGGGTCACCGACAGCAGCTGGACGGCTTGCGCGGTACTCGATTCGCTGGGTTTCGGCCTGGAGGTTGGCGGCGAGCTGGACCTGATCACCACCCTGTGCCACGAGATCCGTGCCAGCCACCAGACCATCGTGATCGACAAGGCCAGCGAAGACGAGCGGTACTGCAACCACCACACCCCGCGCATTTACAAGTTCGAAAGCTATATCTCCGTGCCGGTGTTTCGTACCGACGGCAGTTTCTTCGGCACCATCTGCGCCCTTGACCCGCTACCTGCCGAGCTCAAGGGCAGCGCCATCCAGCCGATGATGGAGTCCTTCGCCCGGGTGCTGTCGATCCAGATCGAAAGCGAAGAGAACGCCCAGCAAACCGAGCAGGCCCTGGAAGAAGAGCGGGCCATCGCCGACCTGCGTGAACAGTTCATCGCCGTGCTCGGCCACGACCTGCGCAATCCACTGTTCGCCATTACCGCAGGTGCCGAACTGCTGAGCCAGCGCCTGCGGGATGAAAAAAGCCGCGCCATCGCCCAGCACATCCTGACCTGCGGACGCCGCGCCAACCAGTTGGTACGCGATGTCCTGGATTTTGCCCGCGGCCGCCTGGGCAACGGCATCATGATCAACGTCCAGCCCTGCCCGGACCTGGCCGAAGCCCTTAGCCACGTGGCATCGGAGCTGCAACGGGTGCATCCGCAGCGCTTGATTCGCCTGAACATCGGCGACCTCGGCAGCATGCACTGCGACCGTGAGCGGGTCACCCAGTTGCTGTCCAACCTGATCGCCAACGCCCTCACCCACGGCGCGGCCGACAGCCCGGTGGATGTCATGGCCGATATTCGCGACCAGGTGTTCGTCCTCGGCGTGCATAACCTGGGCGAGCCGATTGCGCCACCGGTAATGGCTCAGTTGTTCCAGCCGTTCTCGCGACCGCGTGACGATGCGCCGCAACCCGGCCTGGGGCTGGGCCTGTACATCGCCAACCAGATCGCCCTGGCCCACGGCGGGCGCATGGAGGTGGTGTCCAGTGCTGAAGCCGGCACGCTGTTTACCTTCCGCCTGCCACTGGATCGAGTTGCCCCTCAAGCAACTGCACCAGCCAGTCCATGA
- a CDS encoding LysR substrate-binding domain-containing protein, with translation MNKLELLRTFVRVSELSSFTLAAESLGLPRSSVSEQVQALEALLGARLFNRTTRRVQATQDGLQLYERSKDLLARMDELEGLFRTDAAALSGRLRIDLPTLVARRIILPNLPQFVDRHPGLTLEVSCTDRQVDLLREGFDCVLRIGTLSDLNLVARTLGFEYEQDGATRYQAMPGVITVNSTEAYESACLAGLGIIQAPAAGLREYLERGELVPVLEAFNAPPMPVSLLYAAQLHLPQRVRAFMDWLVQLLEGQLDPVAGGR, from the coding sequence ATGAACAAGCTGGAACTGCTGCGCACCTTTGTACGGGTCAGCGAGCTGTCGAGTTTTACCCTCGCCGCCGAAAGCCTGGGGCTGCCGCGCTCGAGTGTTTCCGAACAGGTCCAGGCCCTGGAAGCGTTGCTCGGGGCGCGCCTGTTCAACCGCACCACGCGGCGGGTGCAGGCGACCCAGGATGGCCTGCAACTGTACGAGCGCAGCAAAGACCTGCTGGCGCGAATGGATGAGCTCGAAGGGCTGTTTCGCACCGATGCCGCCGCGCTCAGTGGCCGTTTGCGGATCGATTTGCCGACCCTGGTGGCGCGGCGCATCATCCTGCCGAACCTGCCGCAGTTTGTGGACCGCCATCCTGGCCTGACGCTGGAAGTCAGCTGCACCGATCGCCAGGTCGACCTGCTGCGAGAAGGCTTTGACTGCGTGCTGCGCATCGGTACCCTCAGTGACCTGAATCTGGTTGCCCGGACCCTGGGCTTCGAATATGAACAGGATGGCGCCACGCGTTACCAGGCAATGCCCGGAGTTATCACGGTCAATAGCACCGAAGCCTATGAAAGTGCCTGCCTGGCCGGGCTTGGGATTATCCAGGCGCCGGCTGCCGGGTTGCGCGAATACCTGGAGCGCGGCGAACTGGTGCCGGTGCTTGAGGCATTCAACGCGCCGCCGATGCCGGTGTCATTGCTCTACGCCGCGCAGTTGCACCTGCCGCAACGGGTACGGGCGTTCATGGACTGGCTGGTGCAGTTGCTTGAGGGGCAACTCGATCCAGTGGCAGGCGGAAGGTAA